One window of Arthrobacter oryzae genomic DNA carries:
- a CDS encoding alpha/beta fold hydrolase has translation MESDVRDLRLRTGIRVPCLVQGDADAPPVLLLHAWAESRGSFDRLIPLLTGFRVYAPDLRGQGEADKPEDGYSLAEQAEDATAILDALNVPRAFVVGSSSGGYVAQQLAVTSPERVAALVLAGSPLSLQGRPAFADEVDALTDPLDADWVRKSLTWFPLLHEVPAWFIDDRVRDGLRMPARAWKAILNGLLEATPPTESGTIRAPTLILWGAEDTLLPRGDQETLAARIPGAILKVYPDVAHVVLWECPDRVAEDTTAFFRSVVDAGKPREAP, from the coding sequence ATGGAATCCGACGTCCGGGATCTCAGGCTCCGCACCGGCATCAGGGTGCCCTGCCTCGTTCAGGGCGACGCCGACGCACCGCCGGTGCTGCTGCTGCACGCGTGGGCCGAATCCCGCGGAAGCTTCGACCGCCTCATACCGCTGCTGACCGGCTTCAGGGTTTATGCCCCCGACCTCCGAGGGCAGGGCGAGGCGGACAAACCGGAGGACGGCTACTCCCTGGCGGAGCAGGCCGAGGACGCCACGGCGATCCTGGATGCCCTCAACGTTCCCCGGGCGTTCGTCGTCGGCTCCTCCAGCGGCGGCTACGTGGCCCAACAACTGGCCGTTACCTCCCCGGAGCGGGTCGCGGCGCTGGTGCTTGCGGGCTCTCCCCTGAGCCTGCAGGGCCGGCCCGCATTCGCCGACGAAGTGGACGCCCTGACCGACCCGCTCGACGCGGACTGGGTACGGAAGTCGCTCACCTGGTTTCCCCTGCTTCATGAGGTTCCCGCATGGTTCATCGACGACCGTGTGCGCGACGGCCTCAGGATGCCCGCCCGCGCATGGAAAGCCATCCTCAACGGCCTGCTCGAAGCCACACCGCCCACCGAATCGGGAACCATCCGAGCCCCCACGCTGATCCTCTGGGGCGCCGAGGACACCCTGCTGCCGCGCGGCGACCAGGAAACCCTGGCCGCCCGGATCCCCGGCGCAATCCTGAAGGTCTACCCCGACGTGGCGCACGTGGTCCTGTGGGAGTGCCCGGACCGGGTGGCAGAGGATACGACGGCGTTCTTCCGTTCCGTTGTTGACGCCGGCAAGCCACGGGAGGCACCGTGA